A single region of the Podospora pseudopauciseta strain CBS 411.78 chromosome 1, whole genome shotgun sequence genome encodes:
- the mxr1 gene encoding Peptide methionine sulfoxide reductase (EggNog:ENOG503P2RD; COG:O): MSTCPFILTKLFTPFSRVAIAKSPHTHSLLKKMGTSVSASAATQKEYPEGAARATVAAGCFWGVEHMYRKHFGSKGLYDARVGYIGGNAQDPSYRAVCSGNTGHAEATLLVYDPTRISYTDLLTFFYRMHDPTTSNQQGPDRGSQYRSGIFYHDAEQEKTAREITKKANEQWWNNKIVTEILPAQKWWDAEDYHQEYLTKNPYGYECPSHFLRNFPDLQ, from the exons catcctcaccaagctcttcacccccttctcacgagtcgccatcgccaaatccccacacacccactccctcctcaagaaaATGGGCACCTCcgtctccgcctccgccgccacccaAAAGGAATACCCCGAGGGCGCCGCCCGCGCAACCGTCGCGGCCGGCTGCTTCTGGGGCGTCGAGCACATGTACCGCAAGCATTTCGGCTCCAAAGGCCTCTACGACGCCCGAGTAGGCTACATCGGCGGTAACGCCCAAGACCCTTCCTACCGCGCCGTCTGCAGCGGCAACACAGGCC ACGCCGAAGCCACCCTCCTAGTCTACGACCCCACCAGAATCTCCTACAccgacctcctcaccttcttctACCGGATGCACGACCCCACCACGTCCAACCAGCAGGGCCCCGACAGGGGGTCCCAGTACCGCTCGGGGATCTTCTACCACGACGCCGAGCAGGAGAAAACAGCGAGGGAGATAACGAAAAAAGCAAACGAGCAGTGGTGGAACAACAAGATCGTCACCGAGATCCTCCCCGCGCAAAAGTGGTGGGACGCTGAGGATTACCACCAAGAGTATCTCACCAAGAACCCGTACGGGTACGAATGCCCGAGTCACTTTTTGAGAAATTTTCCCGATTTGCAATAG
- a CDS encoding hypothetical protein (COG:T; EggNog:ENOG503NV19): MSFTLTLRAGLAPRLAMQFAKPPSAMRAFHQSAKQNTFFTSRTALSSKNSSSNILARLRGSSRSYQQQSGYAYYDPAARRKETVRKLIIGGAIFGGTLVAVNVMFNGESREGGMPKFERQYLNQTFLHTGLGVGIIGMTAYQMLQSGFVYRLMQTNPWVVGIGGLALSIGSMIATRSVDPDNYVPKYAFWAVFNATQAAFVAPLMVMAPPALLARAGLYTAAMMGSISIVGATAKQDKYLYIGGPLLAGAAIVAVSGFAPLVLPATAIRTLAVTENLWLWGGLAVFGGFTLYDVQKVLHHARLAERGLIKRDPVNESISLELDFLNIFVRMVQILMMQQRRK, encoded by the exons ATGTCGTTCACACTTACGCTCCGCGCGGGGCTTGCCCCTCGTCTGGCGATGCAGTTTGCGAAGCCCCCGTCAGCAATGCGCGCCTTCCATCAATCAGCCAAGCAAAAtaccttcttcacctcgaGGACAGCACTCAGCTCCAAGAACAGCTCCAGCAACATTCTCGCCAGACTTCGAGGCTCCTCCCGTAGTTACCAGCAGCAGAGCGGCTATGCATACTACGATCCTGCAGCCCGCCGCAAGGAGACGGTGCGGAAGCTCATCATCGGCGGCGCCATCTTCGGCGGTACCCTCGTCGCTGTCAATGTCATGTTCAACGGGGAATCGAGAGAGGGTGGCATGCCCAAGTTTGAGCGCCAGTATCTCAACCAGACCTTCCTCCACACTGGTCTTGGTGTCGGTATTATCGGCATGACAGCCTATCAGATGCTCCAAAGCGGATTTGTCTACAGACTCATGCAGACCAACCCTTGGGTTGTCGGCATCGGTGGTTTGGCTCTCAGCATTGGTTCTATGATTGCTACCCGCTCCGTGGACCCTGACAA TTATGTTCCCAAGTATGCCTTCTGGGCTGTCTTCAATGCCACCCAGGCCGCTTTCGTTGCTCCCTTGATGGTCATGGCTCCCCCTGCTCTTCTTGCCCGCGCCGGTCTCTATACAGCTGCCATGATGGGCTCCATCTCGATCGTCGGCGCTACCGCTAAGCAGGACAAGTACCTTTACATCGGCGGTCCTCTTCTCGCCGGTGCTGCCATTGTGGCCGTCTCTGGCTTCGCCCCTCTTGTTCttcccgccaccgccattCGCACACTCGCCGTCACCGAGAACCTCTGGCTCTGGGGTGGTCTGGCCGTTTTCGGTGGTTTCACTCTCTATGACGTGCAGAAGGTCTTGCACCACGCCCGCCTGGCTGAGCGTGGCCTCATCAAGCGCGATCCCGTCAACGAGAGCATcagccttgagcttgacTTCCTCAACATCTTTGTGCGCATGGTCCAGATTTTGATGATgcagcagaggaggaagtaa
- a CDS encoding hypothetical protein (COG:P; COG:T; EggNog:ENOG503NWS7) produces the protein MRRNRAPTPPTSPYRALAHHHAQHGAAAQAAQQARDSVSSVIRSFNVETNPSRPVRPSPLTASTIPDMPLDLVDRIRSFPLFMSAPDDFLAAIISHLKLQLHSAHDHILTEGDEAKAMYWLVRGVVAVTSRDGEAVYAELKPGAFFGEIGVLMDMPRTATIVARTKCMLAVLKKEDLQAELPKYPEMGTAIRQEAQERLSILKKKRQESGLSSRLPETNGAQLAREAVPGEVSTGEVGIIKEGAVVNTKKRKSPSPGVIEDPTVGGSALGGGYVNVRKTLKELPLFSNLPPDILHFLGLSAQPKSYSPFTDIVRQGSPGNEIFFIVRGEAEVIHEPLSPPAFKRDTRSAFSRPRLKQGQYFGEVASLGLAEGRTATVRSITAVECLMIGGDALEELWRRCPPEVRSQVEETAKQRYHSSDEDVDMTDPESHALSSDEEKPTSNEIEVALPTVTFTTPSKPGSPASEDSDVTRQPSDPDPFLSVDMENLRNRRRNSLAPPVPQTDNSAIVSPVKVQPVTSITVPLSPVSPDGCPLPAKRARTLSRSSATEPGDRITAISDDLWVHVFQHLDLLELIRLRAVSRKWRQLLTTSPNLCTEIDLAPFNRKVNDWALVNILAPFIGQRPSKIDISNCFHITDEGFQALYRSCGSNIKVWKMRSVWDVSAGLILDMSENAKGLEEVDWSNCRKVGDNLLARVVGWVVPEPPPPRENHKNVIISSSAAKGRRSSQYQQRGQQQAGQPGAPQPPPPGTVIGCPRLRRLNLSYCKHITDRSMAHLAAHASNRLESLSLTRCTSITDAGFQQWGAYRFTELTHLCLADCTYLSDNSIIALVNAAKGLTHLDLSFCCALSDTATEVVSIGLPNLKELRLAFCGSAVSDASLGCISLHLNELRGLSVRGCVRVTGNGVENVLENCPALEWLDVSQCKNLGSWLIGGGVGRWGYDERNGVNGQRGKNGEAWVIGSQNGISSVRNTPGGKMGPGGVGYGSVSGGGRVSRGGNIRTNMGPPPLPGVKPLGPGPVMRPVIPPRGVVNKSLRRPVRFVVEKGPGGLR, from the coding sequence ATGCGACGGAATCGAGCTCCGacaccgccaacctcgccctaCCGGGCCCTGGCGCACCATCATGCACAGCATGGAGCGGCAGCTCAGGCGGCACAGCAGGCTCGTGATTCGGTATCTTCAGTGATCAGATCGTTCAACGTCGAAACCAACCCAAGTCGACCAGTGCGTCCCTCGCCACTGACTGCTTCCACCATTCCCGACATGCCCCTCGACTTGGTGGATCGCATACGTTCCTTTCCACTCTTCATGTCTGCCCCCGACGATTTCCTTGCCGCCATCATCTCCCATCTCAAACTCCAACTCCATTCCGCCCATGACCACATCCTTACCGAGGGAGACGAAGCGAAAGCAATGTATTGGCTAGTCCGGGGCGTTGTTGCTGTCACATCTCGTGACGGTGAGGCCGTTTATGCAGAGCTGAAGCCCGGTGCCTTCTTTGGAGAAATCGGGGTTTTGATGGACATGCCGAGAACTGCTACCATCGTTGCGCGGACGAAGTGCATGCTGGCcgtgttgaagaaggaggatctTCAAGCTGAGCTGCCCAAATATCCAGAAATGGGTACAGCTATCCGTCAAGAAGCACAGGAGAGATTGTCCatcctcaagaagaagcgtCAAGAAAGCGGACTCAGCAGCAGACTTCCCGAGACGAATGGCGCACAATTAGCCCGTGAAGCTGTGCCTGGGGAGGTTAGCACAGGAGAAGTTGGTATCATCAAAGAGGGAGCCGTTGTCAACACCAAAAAGCGAAAGTCTCCAAGTCCAGGCGTCATTGAGGATCCAACAGTTGGTGGAAGCGCACTCGGCGGCGGCTATGTCAACGTCCGAAAAACACTCAAAGAGCTACCTCTTTTCTCGAACCTGCCTCCGGATATCTTGCACTTCCTTGGCCTCAGTGCACAACCAAAGTCATACTCACCGTTCACCGACATTGTCCGTCAAGGGAGCCCTGGAAATGAgatcttcttcatcgtccgGGGAGAAGCTGAAGTCATTCACGAACCTCTGAGCCCACCAGCCTTCAAGCGAGACACGAGGTCAGCATTTTCGCGGCCAAGGTTAAAACAAGGCCAGTATTTTGGTGAGGTGGCAAGTTTGGGGCTTGCAGAGGGTAGAACAGCTACTGTCCGATCCATCACAGCCGTAGAATGCCTGATGATTGGTGGGGATGCGCTTGAAGAgttgtggaggagatgtCCTCCGGAGGTCAGGTCACAGGTGGAAGAAACAGCAAAGCAACGCTACCATTCTTCGGACGAAGACGTGGATATGACTGACCCCGAAAGCCATGCGCTATCGTCGGATGAAGAGAAGCCCACATCGAATGAGATAGAGGTGGCGTTGCCGACTGTCACCTTCACGACGCCCTCCAAGCCCGGCTCCCCAGCAAGTGAAGATTCAGATGTCACCAGACAGCCGTCTGACCCGGATCCTTTTTTAAGTGTGGACATGGAGAATCTTCGTAACCGGCGTCGCAACTCGCTGGCCCCACCGGTTCCTCAAACAGACAACTCGGCCATCGTCAGCCCCGTGAAGGTGCAGCCGGTCACTTCTATCACGGTGCCGCTATCCCCGGTTTCTCCGGATGGCTGTCCTCTACCAGCTAAGCGCGCAAGGACCCTTTCACGGAGCTCCGCGACGGAACCAGGCGATAGGATAACGGCCATATCAGATGACCTTTGGGTACATGTTTTTCAGCACCTCGATCTGCTTGAGCTCATACGATTGAGAGCCGTCAGTAGAAAGTGGCGTCAGCTGTTAACTACGAGTCCGAACCTATGCACCGAGATTGACCTCGCTCCGTTCAATCGGAAAGTCAATGACTGGGCTTTAGTCAATATCCTAGCGCCCTTTATTGGGCAGCGGCCAAGCAAAATAGATATCAGCAACTGCTTCCACATCACCGACGAGGGCTTCCAGGCATTGTACCGATCGTGCGGTAGCAATATCAAGGTGTGGAAAATGCGCAGCGTGTGGGACGTGTCTGCCGGTCTCATTTTGGATATGAGCGAGAATGCcaaggggttggaggaggtggattgGAGCAACTGCCGCAAAGTCGGCGACAACCTCCTTGCTAGGGTAGTGGGCTGGGTGGTGCCTgaaccaccgccgccacgcGAGAACCACAAGAATGTGATAATCTCTAGCTCTGCTGCGAAGGGCAGGAGATCCTCGCAGTACCAACAACGAGGACAGCAACAGGCCGGACAACCAGGAGcgcctcaacctccacctccaggCACGGTCATCGGCTGTCCCCGTCTCCGCCGCCTTAACCTCTCGTATTGCAAGCACATTACGGACCGCTCCATGGCGCACTTGGCTGCTCATGCTTCCAATCGCCTCGAGTCTCTTTCCCTCACCCGATGCACCTCTATCACCGACGCCGGGTTCCAGCAGTGGGGAGCCTATCGGTTCACCGAGCTCACCCACTTGTGCCTGGCTGACTGTACCTACCTCTCTGACAACAGCATCATTGCCCTTGTCAACGCCGCCAAGGGGCTTACACACCTCGACTTGAGCTTTTGCTGCGCGCTCTCCGACACGGCAACTGAAGTTGTTTCGATTGGTCTGCCCAATCTGAAGGAACTCCGTCTCGCGTTTTGCGGTAGTGCTGTCAGTGACGCCAGTCTGGGGTGcatctccctccacctcaacgAACTCCGGGGGTTGAGTGTCAGGGGTTGTGTGCGAGTGACGGGTAACGGGGTGGAAAACGTGCTGGAGAACTGCCCGGCGCTGGAGTGGCTTGATGTGAGCCAGTGCAAGAACTTGGGGAGCTGGTTGATTGGGGGCGgcgtggggaggtggggataTGATGAGCGGAATGGCGTTAATGggcagagggggaaaaaTGGGGAGGCTTGGGTCATTGGATCGCAGAATGGGATTAGTAGCGTGCGGAATACACCTGGGGGAAAGATGGGGCCTGGAGGAGTCGGATATGGGAGTGTCAgtgggggcgggagggtgTCTAGAGGGGGAAATATAAGGACGAATATGGGACCGCCACCGTTGCCGGGGGTCAAGCCTTTAGGTCCTGGGCCGGTTATGAGGCCTGTTATTCCGCcacggggggtggtgaataagagtttgaggaggcCGGTGAGGTTTGTTGTGGAGAAGGGGCCTGGTGGGTTGAGGTGA